CCGGCGCGGGCTGCCCTAATTTCGGGCGGCTGTGAGCTTCGACTGGCATGGCGAATCCAACCCAGTGGCTTTCTCTATGAGGCCCACACGGAGACGGTCCCTATTCGCGCGGAAAACCTCCACTATTAGACTAACGTTTTTCCCCGTCGCTTTCATGAGCTTTTTTGACGCCCTGAACGTACAAAATAAATAGGGTGACAATTCGAGCACCCTTTGGGTTTCGTTTTGACACAACGAAGTCACTTCAGCACAAGCTAAGGAGCCGAAGCGATGCCAGCAGTTGTCAATCAGGAAACATGCAACGGTTGCGGTGAATGCGTGCAGGCTTGCCCTCTGGATGCCATCAAGATTGAAAATGAAAAAGCTCACGTTGACCCGGATACTTGCGGCGACTGCGGGGCCTGCGTTGACGTGTGCCCAACGCAATCCATTACGCTCTCGTAATCCCCGCGACTGCCCACGATAAATCGGTAAACCGGGCATCCCCACAATGATCCCGCCTGAGATAACACTCAGGGGGGAGTTTTTCCGCGAAACTTCTCCACCACGCCTGAGGGAGCGGCTTAGCACGTTTTCTGGTGCGTCAAGCAGCACAGCGCTGACATTACCGGTGGGTAGATGGCCGGCGGCGTGGTTATTTTCGCGTCTTCAAGAACTGCCTGAACCCGGGCAGGGGAGCGGTGGCACTGGCAACGTATTTGGGAAGCCGGACAACTTCCCCGTTGGCCCATTCGACGAACCCTCGCTGGTGGCAGTCTGCCGCGAGGTCGAGAATTGTTTTCTCAGCCAGCGGGGGATCCGCCTCGGCCAGCGCCACAACAAACCAGCCTGCGGGAACGGGCCAGTAACCGCCGTTTTGATACGTCTCGGGAGGTGCCTTGCAGACTTCCCAATAGCTACCGCCCGGCAAGTGGCGGATTTTCCCTTTTTGGACAATCTCGCTGTAATGATTGCGAAAATAGGCACCTGTTTTGCGCCGCTGGCCGGGTGAAGCAACCCCCAAATAGACGGCGAACGCCGATCCCCAAATGTCAGGCTGTCCGCACTGATGCGTGGCCGCCAGAAAGAGACCGATCTTCTCATCCCACAGCGTTGTGCGGATCGCCTCGGCAAGACGTGCAGCCTCCCGCGCATAACCGGTCGCCTTTTCTGAGTTTCCGGCGGCCGACTCCATCTCAGCCATTTGCTGGTAACCCTGATACAGCAAGAGGGAACAGAAAAGAACCGCCCCTTTTTTGACAACCGTGTCCGTGAACCCATAGGGGCAACGGTCCCATTCTTTTGCCGGATCAATCCAAACAAGTCCAGAACTCGGCTCTCGGGGCACGACGGCGAGCGCCTTTTCAAGACGCGGAAGAATTTCCCGCAGAAGCTCTGGGTCTTTAATGCGTTTCCAGGTGTGATAGGCAACATCCACAAGAAACTGGGAACCATCGGCAACCGGATTTTCCCCCATGGTGCCCATCCCGGGCTTAAAGATGGGCTTGCCGTCGAAGGTGACACAATCGACGCATGTGCCGTCGGGTGCCTGGGCATTCAGAAAGATGGCCAGGCAGTTACGGAGTTCGTCTTCAGTGAAGGCATCGGCCGCTCCTTCTAGCACGTACGCGTAATCGCGGAGCCAGAAAGCCTCATAGCCGATGCCTACCTGAGGGGGAAAAACAGCCCGGCCGTCCGGAAGTGTCCGGCGGCATTCCCGAACCAGACTTCTCGCCTGGGATTCCAGCCAGGTCACCGCCTCGGAGACATCCCTCCACGGGAGTTCTCTCCCCTGCTCTGCGAAACTAACCGAAGCCCTCACCGTGGCGAGAACCGCGATCACGAGGCCCAACGGTGCCAATCGCATGGGGCATCCCCATTTGCTGAAGGTTCAGAGCAGTCCTGGCTGCCAGGCTGCATTGTGTGCAAAGGAAACAAGGCAGCCAACTAAGCCGTGGCAGATATCTCCGGTATTCGGCAACTGTCTAAAGTGCTGGGACAAACGACCACCCGGATCAGTGCGCTCCCGCTTGCTGCTGAGCTTCTTCGGGAGGAATTTCCCGAATGAAGATATTGCGGAAATAGAGTTTGTTGCCGTGATTTTGAAGCTCGATCGGGCCGGTGCGGTAGATGGGCTTGTCACGTTCCCAGTAGTTTTCCATCACCACGTTGTCCACCACCAGTTCTCCGTTCAGCCACACGCTCACGCGGTCTCCAATCATCCGGATGCGGAAGCGGTTCCACTCACCGA
This is a stretch of genomic DNA from Thermogutta terrifontis. It encodes these proteins:
- a CDS encoding MGH1-like glycoside hydrolase domain-containing protein — translated: MRLAPLGLVIAVLATVRASVSFAEQGRELPWRDVSEAVTWLESQARSLVRECRRTLPDGRAVFPPQVGIGYEAFWLRDYAYVLEGAADAFTEDELRNCLAIFLNAQAPDGTCVDCVTFDGKPIFKPGMGTMGENPVADGSQFLVDVAYHTWKRIKDPELLREILPRLEKALAVVPREPSSGLVWIDPAKEWDRCPYGFTDTVVKKGAVLFCSLLLYQGYQQMAEMESAAGNSEKATGYAREAARLAEAIRTTLWDEKIGLFLAATHQCGQPDIWGSAFAVYLGVASPGQRRKTGAYFRNHYSEIVQKGKIRHLPGGSYWEVCKAPPETYQNGGYWPVPAGWFVVALAEADPPLAEKTILDLAADCHQRGFVEWANGEVVRLPKYVASATAPLPGFRQFLKTRK
- a CDS encoding indolepyruvate ferredoxin oxidoreductase subunit alpha; this encodes MPAVVNQETCNGCGECVQACPLDAIKIENEKAHVDPDTCGDCGACVDVCPTQSITLS